In Methanooceanicella nereidis, a single window of DNA contains:
- a CDS encoding mevalonate kinase, producing MVICSAPGKIFLFGEHAVVYGKRAIACAIDLRTSVEITSASGIHINSVFKDDPDKNLYIKTAIKKVQNYAEVNNINISVSSKIPVASGLGSSAAVTVATIAALNKEFQAGLDNDQIAFLAYQTELEVQGAASPTDTFVSTMGGTVIVPDRKKLPPITCGVVVGHTGIFKSTSRMVSRVRGLKDRYPEVFENILNAIGQMSERGEKLVLENDYRSIGELMNVNQGLLDAMGVCIPELSHQIYAARQHGAYGAKLTGAGGGGCMVAICDPDKCKDIADAIGRSYGDSFITSPTAEGVRIE from the coding sequence ATGGTCATCTGTTCTGCCCCGGGCAAGATATTTTTATTTGGAGAGCATGCGGTAGTCTATGGAAAACGCGCCATCGCATGTGCGATAGATCTAAGGACTTCTGTCGAGATAACGAGCGCCAGCGGAATTCACATTAATTCTGTTTTCAAGGACGATCCTGATAAAAATTTATATATTAAAACAGCAATAAAAAAAGTGCAGAATTATGCGGAAGTCAATAACATAAACATTTCAGTTTCATCTAAAATACCTGTGGCATCAGGTCTGGGATCCTCTGCAGCAGTTACGGTCGCTACTATAGCGGCATTGAATAAAGAGTTCCAGGCGGGACTCGATAATGATCAGATAGCTTTTTTGGCATATCAGACCGAGCTAGAGGTCCAGGGAGCCGCAAGCCCCACAGACACTTTTGTATCCACCATGGGAGGCACGGTCATAGTGCCGGACAGGAAAAAACTTCCGCCCATAACATGCGGTGTCGTCGTCGGCCATACCGGCATATTCAAATCCACGTCAAGGATGGTCTCTCGCGTAAGGGGATTAAAGGATAGATATCCCGAGGTCTTCGAGAATATACTGAACGCTATCGGGCAGATGTCCGAGAGAGGAGAAAAACTGGTACTGGAGAACGATTATCGCTCCATAGGGGAACTGATGAACGTTAACCAGGGCCTGCTTGACGCAATGGGCGTTTGCATACCTGAGCTGTCTCATCAGATATATGCAGCCAGGCAGCATGGGGCGTACGGCGCCAAGCTTACCGGAGCAGGTGGCGGCGGCTGTATGGTCGCCATATGCGACCCGGATAAATGTAAGGATATCGCAGATGCCATAGGAAGGTCCTATGGGGATAGCTTTATTACCAGTCCTACCGCAGAAGGTGTGCGGATAGAATGA
- a CDS encoding RNase J family beta-CASP ribonuclease, with the protein MKDVGIIAVGGYEEVGRNMTAIRVGKEIVIMDMGIRLDRIQIHEETEIEKMHSLDLIQMGAIPDDKIMNNVDGNVVGIVCSHGHLDHIGAVPKLAHRYNAPIIGTPFTAELIKQEIESERKFEVANKVHPVQCGEFFELSRNISVELIRVQHSIIDCAFAALHTPYGIILYACDFKIDRTPIIGEMPDFKRLKQIGKEGVLAMITESTNVDKSGKTPSEKIARDLVWDTLLGTEETENGVLVTTFSSHIARLKSIIDAAEKMDRIPVLLGNSMERYFGTALKMGYVKKPDNLRIFGYRKSINKEFKRIIDDGKEKYLPIVTGHQGEPDAILGRVASGETDYKLECGDKIIFSANVIPNRLNEANRYSLETKLKMRGARIYDNVHVSGHAFREDHWELLRMVKPEHVIPAHGSLDMHAAYTQMAEDTGYEFGETVHILRNGQELSL; encoded by the coding sequence ATGAAAGATGTAGGAATTATCGCGGTCGGAGGCTATGAAGAAGTCGGCCGCAACATGACAGCGATCAGAGTTGGAAAAGAGATAGTCATTATGGATATGGGAATAAGATTAGACCGTATCCAGATCCATGAGGAGACCGAGATCGAAAAAATGCACTCGCTGGACCTTATCCAGATGGGCGCTATTCCCGACGATAAGATAATGAACAACGTTGACGGCAACGTCGTGGGCATCGTATGTTCCCACGGCCACCTGGACCACATAGGCGCCGTGCCAAAGCTGGCACACAGGTATAACGCGCCCATCATAGGGACGCCGTTCACCGCAGAACTGATCAAGCAGGAGATAGAGTCCGAGAGAAAGTTCGAGGTTGCGAACAAGGTTCACCCCGTACAGTGCGGAGAATTTTTTGAGCTTTCAAGGAACATATCCGTCGAGCTCATAAGAGTGCAGCACAGTATCATCGACTGCGCGTTCGCAGCGTTACATACCCCTTACGGTATCATTCTTTACGCCTGTGACTTCAAGATCGACAGGACGCCCATAATCGGCGAAATGCCGGACTTCAAGAGGCTCAAGCAGATCGGAAAGGAAGGCGTGCTCGCAATGATAACGGAAAGCACTAACGTTGACAAGTCGGGTAAGACCCCCTCGGAAAAGATCGCCCGCGACCTTGTATGGGACACATTGCTGGGTACCGAGGAGACCGAGAACGGAGTGCTCGTAACGACATTCTCATCGCATATCGCAAGGCTTAAGTCTATCATAGACGCGGCCGAGAAGATGGACCGCATACCCGTGCTCCTGGGTAACAGCATGGAGAGGTACTTCGGCACGGCATTGAAGATGGGATATGTCAAGAAGCCGGACAACCTCAGGATATTCGGCTACCGTAAATCCATTAACAAGGAGTTCAAGAGAATAATTGATGACGGTAAAGAGAAATACCTGCCTATCGTCACAGGGCACCAGGGCGAGCCGGACGCTATCCTTGGCAGGGTGGCAAGCGGCGAGACCGACTATAAGCTCGAGTGCGGCGATAAGATCATATTCTCCGCCAACGTCATACCGAACAGGCTGAACGAGGCGAACAGGTACTCTCTCGAGACCAAGCTTAAGATGAGGGGCGCCCGTATATACGACAATGTGCACGTATCCGGACACGCTTTCCGTGAGGACCACTGGGAACTCCTGAGGATGGTCAAGCCGGAGCACGTCATACCTGCACACGGTTCGCTTGATATGCACGCAGCTTACACTCAGATGGCCGAAGATACCGGCTACGAGTTTGGCGAGACTGTGCACATCTTAAGGAACGGACAGGAACTGAGCCTTTAA
- a CDS encoding MEMO1 family protein has translation MRRPAVAGQFYPGNENDLRELIKKLAPEHTPSKIPALGVVAPHAGYIYSGRVAAEVYASIEEAPTFVILGPNHYMYGSAVALSTQEWMTPLGNVQVDEDFIDCLPIGIIDKDELAHRSEHSIEVQIPFLQYFFKDFKIVPIALGLQDYDTIKELAGELVKAIEKYDERVVIIASSDFTHYEDVDVAHRKDRALIKTIEQLDVPAFYDELYRINASTCGYGPIGAMMMACRERGAKYGKLLRYATSGDVTGDRQVVGYAGIAVY, from the coding sequence TACCCGGGTAACGAAAATGATCTTCGAGAGCTTATCAAAAAGCTCGCACCGGAGCATACTCCTTCGAAGATCCCCGCGCTCGGTGTGGTAGCCCCTCATGCAGGTTACATATATTCGGGAAGGGTCGCGGCCGAGGTTTACGCATCCATAGAGGAGGCGCCGACATTCGTCATCCTGGGCCCTAACCATTACATGTATGGATCCGCAGTCGCACTATCCACGCAGGAGTGGATGACGCCTCTGGGGAATGTCCAGGTCGATGAAGATTTCATCGACTGTCTGCCGATCGGTATCATAGATAAGGATGAACTGGCTCATCGAAGCGAGCACTCGATAGAAGTTCAGATCCCCTTTTTACAATACTTTTTTAAGGATTTCAAGATCGTCCCGATAGCATTGGGGCTTCAGGACTACGATACTATAAAAGAATTAGCCGGCGAACTTGTCAAAGCCATAGAAAAATATGATGAGCGTGTCGTGATCATCGCATCAAGCGACTTCACACATTATGAGGACGTTGACGTTGCGCACAGGAAAGACCGTGCGCTGATCAAGACTATAGAACAGCTTGATGTCCCGGCATTCTATGATGAGCTTTACAGGATCAACGCGAGCACATGCGGCTACGGACCGATAGGCGCGATGATGATGGCCTGCAGGGAAAGGGGAGCTAAGTACGGTAAACTTTTAAGATACGCTACGAGTGGAGATGTCACCGGTGACCGCCAGGTAGTAGGATATGCAGGAATAGCAGTTTATTAG
- a CDS encoding isopentenyl phosphate kinase: MRDLVVLKVGGSVLTDKNKSSTARPEQIARVAREIHEGLSGGLVLIHGAGSFGHHQAKEYGLKNGLNEKSIKGIWPTHYAVKSLNNMIIEALAKNGVNALPVHPLSACTLKDGRIDSMCTDVIELMLDANVVPVLHGDAVLDREKGIDILSGDQLVVYLARELRAKKVGIGTNVDGVYDVKEFNVIREITPGNIESVRGMLSGSSGVDVTGGMYGKIMELMELANAGIPSQVFNAEKEGNIARFLNGGVCEGTSIRGE, encoded by the coding sequence ATGAGAGACCTGGTAGTCCTAAAGGTCGGGGGCAGCGTCCTGACCGATAAAAATAAAAGCTCTACTGCAAGGCCGGAGCAGATCGCCCGCGTTGCCCGTGAGATCCACGAGGGGTTGAGCGGCGGCCTGGTCCTGATACACGGCGCCGGCTCTTTCGGCCATCATCAGGCAAAAGAGTACGGGCTGAAGAACGGCCTTAACGAAAAGAGCATCAAAGGTATATGGCCTACTCATTATGCCGTTAAATCTTTAAACAATATGATAATAGAAGCACTAGCTAAAAACGGCGTCAATGCTCTGCCCGTGCATCCCTTATCCGCATGCACGCTAAAGGACGGGCGCATTGATAGCATGTGCACGGACGTTATCGAGCTAATGCTCGACGCGAACGTCGTCCCGGTATTACACGGCGATGCCGTCCTCGATAGAGAAAAAGGCATCGATATACTCTCCGGGGACCAGCTTGTGGTTTATCTTGCAAGGGAACTCAGGGCAAAAAAAGTCGGTATCGGGACAAACGTCGATGGCGTCTATGACGTGAAAGAATTTAATGTAATACGTGAAATTACCCCCGGGAACATAGAGTCCGTTAGGGGTATGCTGTCCGGGTCAAGCGGAGTGGACGTGACCGGCGGCATGTATGGCAAGATCATGGAATTAATGGAACTGGCGAACGCAGGGATACCCTCGCAGGTGTTCAACGCTGAAAAAGAAGGCAACATTGCCAGGTTCCTGAACGGCGGCGTGTGCGAAGGCACGTCAATCAGAGGAGAATGA
- a CDS encoding cupin domain-containing protein, translated as MTNIFPEPILRLPEADIPLKGISAYLSQGENHQVIFMYFGEDVDLPEHSHKSQWGVVFEGKLDLTIGGVKKTYLKGDHYFIPEGVRHSGHIYAGLNVMDYFDQKDRYGIKPGQRL; from the coding sequence ATGACCAATATTTTTCCAGAACCTATCTTAAGGCTGCCAGAAGCTGATATACCTTTGAAAGGCATCAGTGCATACCTGTCCCAGGGCGAGAACCACCAGGTGATCTTCATGTACTTCGGAGAGGACGTCGACCTGCCGGAGCATTCTCATAAAAGCCAGTGGGGCGTGGTCTTTGAAGGGAAACTGGACTTGACGATAGGCGGCGTTAAAAAGACTTACCTGAAGGGTGATCACTATTTTATTCCCGAAGGCGTCAGGCATTCCGGGCACATATATGCCGGGCTTAATGTCATGGATTATTTCGACCAAAAGGACAGGTATGGTATAAAACCCGGACAAAGATTATAG
- a CDS encoding ABC transporter permease, producing MNYIKIIRSFGLGDLLNVVRDPLLKWMIAMPFMIAILLRFLVPELTAWAAPMIDLVPYYPMIMAIVVVFVPAMYGVCIGFLLLDERDEGMLTALKVTPVSLSSYLVYRITAPMLLSFVSTLIAYPLAGLTGIDPLILIVVALVASFEAPFFALVLACFAENKVQGFAIQKMMGSLLMIPMIAYLLDPKWEFVFYIIPTFWPVKAFWVGTINGPNFWLYVLGAIVFHLILIGLLLKRFDKVMHKVS from the coding sequence ATGAACTATATCAAGATCATAAGGTCTTTCGGGCTTGGCGATCTCCTGAACGTGGTACGTGACCCTCTGCTAAAATGGATGATAGCGATGCCGTTCATGATAGCCATTTTGCTGAGGTTCCTTGTGCCGGAGCTGACAGCCTGGGCGGCCCCTATGATAGACTTGGTGCCGTACTATCCGATGATCATGGCGATAGTGGTCGTTTTCGTACCCGCGATGTACGGCGTATGCATAGGGTTCCTACTGCTGGATGAAAGAGACGAAGGAATGCTGACTGCGCTAAAAGTGACCCCTGTATCACTATCCAGCTATCTGGTATACCGTATCACGGCGCCTATGCTGTTGAGCTTTGTGTCTACGCTGATAGCATACCCGCTAGCCGGATTGACAGGCATCGACCCGTTAATCCTGATAGTAGTAGCGCTGGTGGCTTCGTTCGAGGCGCCGTTCTTCGCGCTGGTACTGGCTTGTTTCGCAGAAAACAAAGTGCAGGGATTCGCGATACAGAAGATGATGGGTTCCTTATTGATGATACCGATGATCGCCTATTTACTGGACCCGAAATGGGAGTTCGTATTCTATATCATCCCCACTTTCTGGCCGGTAAAAGCGTTCTGGGTAGGCACTATAAACGGCCCGAACTTCTGGCTATACGTGCTGGGCGCGATCGTGTTCCACCTGATACTGATCGGATTACTGCTAAAGCGGTTCGATAAGGTGATGCACAAGGTATCATGA
- the fni gene encoding type 2 isopentenyl-diphosphate Delta-isomerase, translating into MVTSKRKIEHLDICTRENVESYGNGFDDIEFVHRCLPEINKSEISTKTSFLGHKFEAPIMIASMTGGHPETKAVNANLAVAAEALGIGIGVGSQRAALEDSRLEDSYRIVRDSAPSAFIYGNIGAPQLSKYSIEDLERAVEMIDADAMAIHLNFLQEAIQPEGDIDARGCLEKIAEVASSLSVPVIIKETGAGICHIDAYTLKKAGIGAIDVGGKGGTSWAGVEVYRARMESDELGEHLGMKFWDWGIPTAVSIVEADIGLPLIATGGIRDGIMVAKSIALGASMSGIALPLVAPARVSAEKVKKQLELYIEELKATMFLTGSKSVEGLKRAPIVIHGKTRDTLEARGFNWKNYSQR; encoded by the coding sequence ATGGTGACCTCAAAAAGGAAGATAGAACACCTGGATATTTGTACTAGAGAGAACGTGGAATCATATGGCAACGGCTTTGACGACATCGAGTTCGTTCACCGGTGCCTTCCAGAAATAAACAAGTCTGAAATATCCACGAAGACGTCTTTCCTGGGTCACAAGTTCGAAGCGCCCATCATGATAGCATCGATGACGGGCGGACATCCGGAAACTAAGGCGGTCAATGCGAACCTTGCCGTCGCAGCCGAAGCCTTGGGGATCGGAATAGGAGTAGGGAGCCAGAGAGCCGCGCTGGAGGACAGCAGGCTGGAAGACTCTTACCGGATCGTAAGAGACAGCGCTCCCAGCGCTTTTATTTACGGTAACATCGGAGCACCGCAGCTCTCCAAGTACAGTATAGAGGACCTTGAGCGTGCAGTGGAGATGATAGACGCTGACGCAATGGCTATACACCTCAACTTCCTCCAGGAGGCCATACAGCCCGAGGGAGATATAGATGCAAGAGGATGCCTTGAAAAAATAGCCGAGGTCGCCTCATCATTATCAGTGCCCGTCATAATAAAAGAGACCGGGGCTGGCATATGCCATATCGACGCGTACACGCTGAAAAAAGCAGGTATAGGGGCGATCGACGTTGGCGGAAAAGGCGGCACGAGCTGGGCAGGCGTCGAGGTCTATCGCGCAAGAATGGAGTCCGACGAGCTTGGGGAACACCTGGGAATGAAATTTTGGGACTGGGGAATACCCACTGCGGTGAGTATTGTTGAAGCTGACATAGGCCTTCCGTTAATAGCTACGGGCGGGATAAGGGATGGCATCATGGTCGCCAAATCCATTGCATTGGGCGCATCCATGAGCGGTATCGCCCTTCCGCTGGTAGCACCGGCAAGGGTCAGCGCTGAAAAAGTAAAAAAACAGCTGGAATTATACATCGAGGAACTTAAGGCTACGATGTTCCTGACAGGCTCAAAGTCTGTGGAAGGCCTTAAGAGAGCCCCTATAGTGATCCATGGGAAGACCAGGGATACGCTCGAGGCTAGGGGCTTTAACTGGAAGAATTATTCTCAGCGCTAA